The sequence CTGACAGGGAGATGAACTTTCTATCAAAGTGAACAAATTGTCATCTACAAAGACGCAACTCCCATATGACTATTACTTCTTAAAATATTGTACTCCCCCACAGATTATAAACAGTGCAGAAAATCTGGGGGAGGTTCTCCGTGGTGATCGCATTGAGAATTCTATATACACTGTGAGTAGTTATAACCTTTTTCATTTTGGCAACCCAATTAGTAGAGAAGTTTGTGAACAATATTGTTAATCtcaatctcatttatataactTTGGTTTAAAACCTCTATTTGTAAATTCTTTTCCAGTTCAAAATGAGGGAGGAGCAATCCTGTGTAGTAGCTTGTCGACAAAATCTTGACGCTGAATCTGCAAAAAATTTTAAGGAGAAAATTGAAGATAAGTATCGAGTACAAATGTAAGTAAAAATGTCATTCCTGTATTTTCTAGTTTGTAGTTTCAAGTATTCTCTTGTTTTAATTTTCCAAGTGTCGGTCCTTTATGATTTGTCTGCTTTAGTTTTACATTAACTTAATTTCTCTGCCTGGTCATATTCAATTATTATGAAGGCAATGATCATTTTATGTTTCTTATTGGTTTAATTGAGACCTCTGACTTGGACTGCAGGATTTTGGATAACCTTCCAGTTGCTGTTCTCAGACAGAGGAGGGATGGAAGTCCCTCAACAACTTATGAACATGGATTCGGTGTTGGATTCAAAGGAAATTATGCTGGGGTATGCCTTAGAAACTAGTTGCTAATGTTGAAGTAAGACTCATTTATGTTATCTTGTGTTTTATTTGCTATACAGAATAAAGAGGAGAAATATTTTATTAACAACCACTTGAGCTTCCGAGTTATGTATCACAAAGATCCCGAGACTGATTCTGCTCGAATAGTTGGGTTTGAGGTTACTCCAAACAGGTGCTATATCTTTTTTCCTTCTCCCTCTTCCAGTTGACATTCATTCAGAACAGGCTTTGTATGTTTGAATGATAGAAATACTGTAATGTAGTTAAAACTTGAAAGTAAAAGAAAAGATTCTATGTACGTTTCTTGTTTGGTGCATGTTCATTTGACCTCTGCTGATTACATattttgttttgtgtggtcatttACTTTTAATTTTGAAGTTAGAGAAAGAAAGTGCGGTATTCTGTTCTAAATTCCTGGATGGTCTTTCCTTTGCAAAAATCTAGGTCTTTCCATGGAGATGTTTATAAGATCGATTTTTACAATCAGCTGCATATAAAGAAGGGTTTAAGAATTCTTATTGCTGAATATTGTTTCTTTTGTGTTCCTTCATGCTGGATGCCATGTAATGGGTTTCTTGGCCAAGTAATGAATTCTTTACTTATATATCCCctttgttttaataagattcgGTAGGAAGAAACCAAGAGTTCTTGAAAATGATCACTTTCTATTCGTTAAGATTGTGAATAACTTTATTATGATTTTCTTATTTTCTGATATGCCTCTTTTCAATAGTATCAATCATGAATATAAGGAGTGGAATGGTAATAATACTCAGTTGGTGACATGCAATAAAGACACAAAAAATCTACCACCGGGAAGCAGTGTTCCACAAGAAGTTGACAAAGATAAGGAGATTGTATTTACATATGATGTCTCCTTTAAGGTACATAATTTTGAACCCTTTggctacttttcttttttccattTTACAAACTTATGAACTTTGCTTTTCTTCATTTCTACAAACTTATGAACTTTGCCTTACCACCCCCCACCCCTCCCCTCCCAGGAAAGTGAGATCAAGTGGGCATCTCGGTGGGACACGTACCTTCTCATGAATGACGATCAGATCCACTGGTTTTcaattataaattcattgatgATAGTCCTCTTTTTATCTGGTATGGTGGCTATGATCATGATGAGAACTCTATACCGAGATATTGCCAACTATAATCAGCTGGACAGCCAAGATGAGGCTCAAGAAGAAACTGGATGGAAACTTGTTAATGGAGATGTTTTTAGGGCACCAATCAATTCCAATTTACTTTGTGTCTACGTAGGGACAGGGGTTCAGATCTTTGCAATGACACTTGTAACCATGATATTTGCATTGCTGGGCTTCTTGTCTCCTTCCAACCGAGGGGGTCTCATGACTGCCATGGTTCTCTTGTGGGTTTTCATGGGCTTATTTGCTGGCTACTCCTCTGCACGATTGTACAAAATGTTCAAGGGTACAGAGTGGAAGAGGAATACCTTAAAGACTGCCTTTATGTTTCCAGGAATTCTTTTTGCCGTCTTCTTTGTGCTGAATGCTCTAATTTGGGGGGAGAAGTCTTCTGGGGCTGTGCCTTTTGGGACAATGATTGCTTTGGTTTGCCTGTGGTTTGGAATATCAGTGCCCTTGGTCTTTGTGGGTAGTTATTTGGGGTTCAAAAAGCCACCTGTTGAAGACCCTGTAAAGACGAACAAAATTCCCCGGCAGGTGCCAGAGCAGGCATGGTATATGAAACCAGTATTCTCTATACTGATTGGAGGCATTCTTCCATTTGGAGCTGTTTTCATCGAGCTGTTCTTTATCTTGACATCAATTTGGCTGAACCAGTTCTACTATATCTTCGGCTTCCTTTTCATCGTGTTTGTTATCCTTCTGATCACCTGTGCGGAGATAACAATCGTGCTATGCTACTTCCAGTTATGCAGTGAAGACTACCACTGGTGGTGGAGATCTTACCTGACCGCTGGCTCATCTGCTCTTTACCTTCTCCTCTACTCTGCCTTCTACTTCTTTACCAAGTTGGAGATTACAAAGTTTGTTTCGGGCATCCTTTACTTCGGGTACATGCTAATTGTTTCATATGCTTTCTTCGTCCTGACCGGAACAATTGGTTTCTACGCATGTTTCTGGTTTGTTCGAAAGATCTACTCCTCTGTGAAGATTGACTGATCTGAAGATGCATGTAGAGGATGAGGGTAAGATAGGAAGAACAGAGCTACACGAGGATAAGAGACTTTCTGAATCGCACCGAAACCTTGTATTTTGTTTATTGTAGATAGAGCTTGAGCGGTATTTTCGTCTACGGTGTCATGAAACTGTACTTGGTAGTTTAAGCTTGTTGCTTCTGTCCATCGTCGCTGCACTTGTACGATTCTGTTATGCTCTACTTGTTTAATTAGTTATTCGTATTGAAGAACTTGAAAGTTGCAGAAACACTCTCTTCATCACTGAAACTTGAAACCATAAGTGATACACTGCAGCTCAACGGTTTACACGCCAATCCTGCTTGTACGAAATCAAGGAAAGAGGCATTCTTGTCGGGCACTCGATCTACCAACCCATGTACATcccccttctttcttctttcttcttttttttttgtttttttgaaaactacatCCCCGTTCTTTAGGGCTCTTTTAATTGTGTTTTAGTAAGGATCTAAATTATGTTAGGCACTAATCGGGCGGCGCGATGTGGTCTAACGCCTAGGtcgatttaagtaaatctattgtatttcgtgtaaataagtgtctgtttatacttaaaatatatataatttcattataaactagaaaatagaatgacatatatattatgaagtattggaacataatgaaaacatagggagcaaacatataatgtgtgtttatttaagtgtttaataagtctcttacaatttattggaaacaataaaatgcaaaatgaaagttatctattttctatctaagtgagttgAAACCTAGGCATGTGTCTAGGCGGATTTGGGTGGGCTAGGCggcctttcttaattttcaaacgcctaaacattaatcggggcggtgactagccgcctagcgcctaagcggggcctaggcggggatttttagaacagtgattTTTAGCTCAATATTcctataatgaataaatcataTATACATAGGCCGAGTGCTCAGATTTATAAGACGATTGGGAGAAGGGAGGGTTGATGGGCCTTTTATTAGTTTAAGAAAGGATTAACTTTAAACCATATCGAGTGATAGAGTTGTACAGTCGGTGTTATTTAGCTTTTGTTGAACTTGTCTGTTTCAAGAAAATAGACTGAAAAGTGATATTTTAAAGGTAGTTTTGTCAAATtacttaaatttgtttttttttttacccaaatAACTGAGGGGGAAGAGACTTGTCTTGCTGCATATAACTACTAAACATATCAACCAGACAAAAGTACGTAATTAGTAAATTTGAAACATATAGCAGCTTGGAAAATAGAAACAGATACAACGACCAGAAATAGTTACTGAAATAATATCATTACATTCAATTTGGAAATGTATCGTACAAAAATAACGAGTTACATCCTCTTCCAGAACTGTGTTGTGTTGCTACAAGAATAAACGAATCTGTACTGCGACTGCTAGTAATCCACTAAAAGGGACTTGACACAAATTGGATGCAAATGAGTGGAAATTACAACTAATCTCTGAAGCTAAACTATGTATAGATACACGTATGGGACTGAGAAGCCGAAGAAGAAGATATTCATCCCCCAATGATCTCTCCTTCCTCCCAATCTCCGCTGAGAAAGACGTCCTCGTCGAGACCTTGCAAGTCATATTCTTCATCCTTAATGTGCAAACCCAACTCCTTGAGAGGGAATCCTTGTCCAACGTTGAGAAAAGGATCTTTGCTGCCACACCCGCACAGCTTCTCAAGTTCCCTGAGATAGTGCTTAGAATCATGATCAAACATCACAGACTTTTGCACACTCGAAATCCTACGCCGAGCTGATTTTCTGAGGCTATCCCTTCTCTTGGTCCTCTGCTCGGGAGGAGAGTCGGGTACACCTTTTAAGATCTTGTTAGCTTTCGACAATGTATCTGAAAAGCGAAGCTTCAGCAACTCAACTCTCCCTTCTCTTGGTCCTCTGCTCTTCTCAGTGACAGTTGCAACAGAATGTCCAGAATGTTCAACAACGAGGGTGGCAATGACAGAGTCATCGTCTTTGCCACCGGTGTTTGCAATTGAATGAACCCCAAAAAGCCCTTGACTTTGAATAACCGtagaagtagaagaagaaggagaacagGTCTCGGTCCTACCGCCATGTATGTGTTCGGGTGAGAAGAAGGACGAAGACGGCAGAGACGACAAACCCTTGGTTTTGGGAGGTGGCAGAGGACGATGAACTGAGAATTTGGCCATGGTTTCTTCCCACTTCGTGTTAAAGAGATTACTGAGATGTTGGGCGGCTGCGCGCACATAATTCCCTCGAGGGTAATAGATCATGGCATTCAAGAACACCCGCCTCACATCAGCGGCAAAGGAATCGGCGCTGGAGTAGTAACCCTTTTCCAAGTCGGACTTGATAGTACCCAGATCAATCGGCTTCCGGATGACGTAGAGATAATCCGGAAAATTCGACGCCACAGGATCAACGCGCTTCGAAAATTGCTTCCCATGTCCGTGCTGCATGAGAAGCTGCAAGATTTCAGCACAATGGGCCTTCAATCCGGGGTCCAAGCCCTGCGTATTTTGCCTCTTCTCGACCCGCCGCCTCTGAAATTCAAAGGGCTCCGACTCCGTCTGCCTGCGCTTTCTCGCAGACCACGCCATAAACCCTAAAATAATCAACCGAAAGAAAACCCTAGAAGAAAAAATTCACGACCGACTTCGCTCGATGTTCACCCTCTCGAACgaaaaaccaaaacccagatcacaaaacccaaaacccagaaagaaaAATCAACCGAAATCGAGCAAACCCTAGATTCCAAAATTCACGAGCAGCTTTGCTCGATCGTTACACGTTCTgaatgaaaaacccaaaacccagaagTCCCTTAATTACTAGCTCAGTCGTCGTTGCGATTGCAAAGCGACAGAGGGACGGAGAGAGAGGCAAGTGAAATCGTTCACACAAAGAGAAAGAACTCAGAGAGAAGTCGATCGCTCCTTGGTTTTTCAGAGAATTTTGGTAGCAACTCAAGGAAAGAACGAGAAATTTCTAATGGGTCTAGGGTTTATACTACTCTTTGTGGCGCCAACGGTctgatttctttggttttcaaatgacaaagtcggCTGCAAGCTTTCACTCGCTCACTCGACTCACTACGCGAAAAACGTCGCTGTCAATGATACTACAACTGTAATTtccaaatataaaaacaaaaacaaaaaagttgcACCTATAATCTATATATCTAAATTATCTATTACTAAAAggataatgttaaaaatatcatctattttttatgattatgttttgttgataattgaattattattaacGGACTTATTTtatattagtgacacatcatatAGTTTGTAAATATAGTCTAAAAAATTACTTCACCATAAAGACAATCTGATCTTTAATCACAAAATAAGATTATggaatagtaatataattttGTCCAAACTAACtttctgttttatttatttattaaatttcacACGCATGACACCATAACATCTTTAATCACAAAATAAGACTATGCGAGGATTGCTTGATGTACAAGGCAATATGACTTGGTTACAAGATTACAAGTCCTAATGCTAATCGGAATTGATTtctttatttcaatttgcttgTGGTTCAATATTTTAATAGATAGAATTTTAGGTTCTATCTTGCTTTTTTGTTTCGAAATTCCTCATCCAATATTATCGCAATATATTCAGTCCCTCCTCTTtcctaataataataaaaataaaaaaactttttttattagcacctcacataatgttgaatgcaccccacattaaaacttaatattaaatgacttgtGTTCCTTATTGTggaatgacaattttgaccttaatTAGGTTCTAAATACATCCCAAATCACTTaatgtattatttatcttcttcaactatcaaaactcaTTTCCAccttccattgttgaacaaatcCCTAACTAATGAAACTACAACACGTtgtttgagaaaaattatttttgatgaaTGGAACCTGAAATTGATGTTTcagaagcttcacatgaggtaaacCAAAGACGTGCAAGAATCATTTAGAGAATGCATCCCAAAAAAATGACTAGTATTGATGGATATTATATATTGAAATAGAACCAAAGAATCTGGTCTTTTCAAgccatatctatatatataaagccagaAGGCAAAAACAGTGAAACATTCATAAATCCAAAATTAACCCTTTAATTACAGTtatgagaaaaacaaaaaatataaaaaaatagggATAAAATGGTAAAAACGTGGGTAGGAGAGAACAAAGAGGACACAATGGCACAATATAACACACCTAAAAAAGATGACAaaagtagaagaagaaagatttccAATCAGAATCATGAAATCTTTGTTAATAGAAAAATAACACACAAGCTTAGACATATGAAAATGGATGCACTTTATAGAAGGTAATCCCCCCTCCTGGAAAGAGTGCATTTAAGATATTTACAAGTCTAGACACCTTACAATTTACTCACAAGTTTGGAGATATGATTCAATCTCATTTTTTGCCCCATGGAAAGCAACAACTTTGCAAAATTTCTATCtgaaaaagaaaacgaaatgAGATATAAAAACCAGTGTTTGTatgaaaatgtggggtgtatagagAATGTGAggtgtatgtagaaaatgtaaggtgtatgttgagaatgtggggtgtatggTTATTATGAGAAAGTATGTGGGGATATAtttagataatttttaattgaaaaagcaaaTATGAGATGTAATGAGtgtgtgggtttttttttttaatggaagACAATATCATTAACTTGGGAAACTTACAAAGTGTCTAGGATTAGGAGATCCTAAATAACACTAGGAGGCTCCTCAACCCAAACTACTCTTGTCTCGATGGACAAAGCACCTTTGCCAAACAATGAGCAATACTGTTATTATTCCTAGAAACGGAAATAAACTTAGAAGCAGTAAACAAATCTGTAATATGAAGGACATCCTCCGCTAACAAATCCATGGCCGAAGCACGATCCACACACGTATTAATGATGGAAATTGCTTGGGAGGAGTCACTGTGAACTAAAACCTTCTGATAGCCAAGCTGATGGGCGAGCTCCACACCATGCTGGATCGCGAGCATTTCTTCTTGTAGGGCCGATGACACCGTAGGGAGGAAACATGCTGCTGCTGCCAGAAAGGAGCCCTGCCCGTCCCGGAGAAACACACCGTGggatttattcaacaatttatgGGGTATTAATATAATACGCCCATAAAAAAACATgttttaatttatgtttttcgCGTAGTGAGTCGAGCCGAGTGGAGTGAGCGAGCGAGCGAGTGAAAGCAAGACCAGCCGACtttatcatttgaaaaacaaagatATCGGACCGTTGGCGCCACAACGAGCATATTTACCCTCCTTTCTTGAGAGCAACCCCTAATTTCTCATTCCTTTCCTTGAGTTACTTACTATAATTCTCAGAAAAATCAACGAGTGCGAGCGAGTTTTCTgacttctttctctctctgggtCTGTCTGGAACGCTTTCAGTTGCATCTCTCTGTCTCTTTGCAATCGCGACTCAACGCATCGACGATCGAGTGAGCCAGTGACTTTTAGGGTTCTGGGTTTTCGGTTTTTCGTTCAGCAAGTGGAAAGATCGAGCGAGGCCGCTCCGGAATTTTGGAATCTAGGGTTTGCTCGATTTCGGTTGGCTtttctttctgggttttgggttttgtgatctGGGTTTTGGCTTTTCGTTCAAGAGGGTGAACATCGAGCGAAGTCGGTCCTGAATAGGGTTTTCTTTCGGTTGATATTTTAGGGTTTTATGGCTTGGTCTGACAGAAAGCGCGGGCAGATGGAATCGGAATCGGAGCCCTTTGAATTTCAGAGGCGGTGGGCCGAGAAGAGGCAAAAGAGGCAGGGCTTGGACCCCAAATTGAAGGCCTGCTGTGCTGAAATCTTGCAGCTTCTGATGCAGCACGGACATGGGAAGCAATTTGCGAAGCGCGTTGATCCCGTGGTGTCGAAGTTGCCAGATTATCTCTACGTCATCCGGAAGCCGATTGATCTGGGTACTATCAAGTCCGACTTGGAAAAGGGTTACTACTCCAGCGCCGATTCCTTTGCCGCTGATGTGAGGCGGGTGTTCTTGAATGCCATGATCTATTACCCTCGAGGGAATTATGTCCGCGCAGCCGCCCAGCATCTCAGTAATCTATTTAACACAAAGTGGGAAGAAACCATGGCCAAATTCTCAGTTCATCTGCCACCACCCAAGGCCAAGGGTTTGTCGTCTTTGTCGTCCTTCTCACCTGAACACATACATGGCGGTAAGACCGAGacctgttcttcttcttcttctacttctaCGGTTATTCAAAGTCGAGGGCTTTTTGGGGTTCATTCAACTGCAAACACCGATGGCAAAGACAATGACTTTGTCATTACCACTCTCATTGTTGAACATTCTGGACATTCTGATGCAACTGTCACTGAGAAGAGCAGAGGACCAAGAGAAGGGAGAGTTGAGTTGCTGAAGCTTCGATTTTCAGATACCTTGTCGAAAGCTAACAAGATCTTAAAAGGTCTACCCGACTCTCCTCCCGAACAGAGGACCAAGAGAAGGGAGGCCCTCAGAAAATCAGCTCGGCGTAGGATTTCGAGTATGCAAAAGTCTGTGATGTTTGATCATGATTCAAAACACTATCtcagggaacttgagaagttgTGCGGGTGTGGCAGTAAAGATCCTTTTCTCAACATTCGACAAGGATTTCCTCTCAAGGACTTGGGTTTGCACATTAAGGATGAAGAATATGACTTGCAAGGTCTGGATGAGGACGTCTTTCTCAACGGAGATTGGGAGGAAGGCGAGATCATTGGGGGACATTGGGAGGAAGGAGAGATACATTAATTGATGaatctcttcttctttggcCTCTCAGCCCCGTACATATATCTGTACGTAGTTTTCCTTGAGATGTTAGTTATAATTTCCACTCATTTCCATTCAATTTGTTTCTAGTCCCCTTTAGTGGATTACACGCAGTCGAAGTACAGATTCGTTTATTCTTGTAGCAGCACAGTTATGGAAGAGGATGTAACTCATTTTTGTACAATGCTTTCCAAAATGAATATATAATGATATTATTTCAGTCACTATTTCTGCTCGTTCTGTTTTCTAtatctgtttttgttttccaTGCAGCTAAGTGGAATGACTCCATAATTTCAATTCAGTTTGGAACGATTATTAGTTTGCTGTGCATTATGGGCAATTAGAGTGGTCTCATTAGTTTCTTTACTGTCAGTACGTGTGAGCGTTTCCTATTAAATCTTGGGACTATGATGATTTTCGTCTTTTGGATGCACCTTCATGTATGAGTTTGCAGACTTTCCTAGTTGATgctctaaatttctatgttttttgGGCATCATTTATTGCTTCAATTTCAGGGATTTCTTGGTTGGCTGAACTTTCCCCTTACAGATATAGTCTACATTCcatatttgtttttcctttattCAGTTTCTTTAATGTCAATACAGCTCCTATTACTAATTACAATGTGTAAGCATTTCCTATGAACTCATGGGAATGTGATGATTTTGTATATAACAGATGCTTTTTCAGCAGGCTTTCATCGAACAATTTCATTTGTCCATtctgtgttgaagctttcactTGCAAGTTTATATGTATTAGGACTTTCCTAGACAAATCTCTACAATGATGCTTTATATATAGTTTCCTAAACCCTTTTTCCCTGTATAAGATTGTCGTTGCCACATACTGTTTGCAATCATATAACTGACCGGTAGAAAAAGAAGCGACGTTGAATGGACATATGCATATTAGTCTATTTGATAGCCAAGTTTGCCAATTGGAATTTACCAAGAGGAAGATCTACTCGAGATTCTCTTATAAACTTTGGTATCTTTTTTAATATTGATTTGGATAGTAATCAACTTCTTGTCACTGAGATAACCATTTAGACTCGTGTATTCAAATTGAAATCTGGAGCATCTGCTGCATTTATTTGAAATTACCACTGTATCATACATTGTTGTCAGGAAGGATTTGGAACTACAGATTAAGAATGTCACCGTGCTGAAATTTTTCTGCACTTGCTTTAGTAAATTGACTAAAAGGTTCTATCTGGTAAAATAAGTCTTCTGAAAACTGTATTggtgtatgtatatatctcaAGTGTACCATAAGAGCCAATTTTAACATGGTATTGATGATTTAGATGATTTTCCGTTGTAAGCATTTGAATTTACTCCGTTCAGACACTAAAACCTTACGATGTTTCACCAATATCTGTGTAAAGCTTGGCTCACGAAGTGCAAAGATGAAGATGCCTCGTGTTCCTCTTCACAGTTGATTCTCTTGCAGTCTTTACCCCGGCGAGACAACCTCTTATGAAGACACTTCATTTACCACAGCCGGGTTGTTGGAACAGACGGTTGGAACTTGTACACAACAGAGTAACATGTGTCCCATTCATTATTTCAGTCTTTTTCCATGAAAATTGTGTGAAGGGGAACACCTCTGACTGATTTATATGAAAATCCTATCCTGTTCGTTTCCCCTTCCAGTTTTAAGATTGATCCTAATGAGTAATTTTTCAGAAGCAGGAAGTATCACGCGCTTACATTCTTGTCAGCTGGTATTGCTTTGCACGTTTTCATCAATGGCGACTTGCAGGTAATGCAGCATAAGTGTTAAGTATGGATAAATGGCAGGAGCATCGACCTCAACCGGAAGTTGTAGCGAGTGCTACCATGCTTCGACATTTGATGTGAAGAAATATTTAAGCAACTGTGGGGAGGCTTCCCAGAGATGGTAAATCATATCGTGGGACAGGTTTTTGTCTGAATCGGGCATATCTAAATCATTGATCGAGTTGGTTTTTGTCTGAATGGGCGGTCTACGTATAAATTTGTGTCATCGTGTCATTCATTTATATGCCCGCCGTGCGCTCTCCTAAAAACAGTTAGTAAACTTTGCAGAGAAACAACACTGCTGTCGAGATTTGATCATGATACCGTTAATCCAAGAGAGATTTAATAATGAAATAAGTAGTTCATATTATTACCATCGGGAACTTTCTTACAACgacaaagcaatgaaataatTGCTTCCCAAGTTACATAACAATTGAAATATTTAAATTACTCGGAAACCAGATGCTTCCATACCGCTAACTACAACATTTGCACATGGACTCAATTAGCATCATCTCGATGTGCTTCCGATCCCCTCGTTGATTCCACATTTCTCGTAGCACACAGAGTACCAATCAAAACGGACGATAGTATATACTTACAGCTTCTCCACAATCAATCACAAACTCTATAGGCTTTCAACCAAGTGGTGTGTTGTACGTTTCTACAACTTCACCTTGGAAAAGCCGAAAAATGAATTGACCAAATGGGGTTGCACTGACCTTTTTTAACTTA is a genomic window of Malus domestica chromosome 09, GDT2T_hap1 containing:
- the LOC103453562 gene encoding transmembrane 9 superfamily member 7, whose protein sequence is MGRRISAPTTTNGTTLTFTVLLLISSSHCFYLPGVAPRDFHTGDELSIKVNKLSSTKTQLPYDYYFLKYCTPPQIINSAENLGEVLRGDRIENSIYTFKMREEQSCVVACRQNLDAESAKNFKEKIEDKYRVQMILDNLPVAVLRQRRDGSPSTTYEHGFGVGFKGNYAGNKEEKYFINNHLSFRVMYHKDPETDSARIVGFEVTPNSINHEYKEWNGNNTQLVTCNKDTKNLPPGSSVPQEVDKDKEIVFTYDVSFKESEIKWASRWDTYLLMNDDQIHWFSIINSLMIVLFLSGMVAMIMMRTLYRDIANYNQLDSQDEAQEETGWKLVNGDVFRAPINSNLLCVYVGTGVQIFAMTLVTMIFALLGFLSPSNRGGLMTAMVLLWVFMGLFAGYSSARLYKMFKGTEWKRNTLKTAFMFPGILFAVFFVLNALIWGEKSSGAVPFGTMIALVCLWFGISVPLVFVGSYLGFKKPPVEDPVKTNKIPRQVPEQAWYMKPVFSILIGGILPFGAVFIELFFILTSIWLNQFYYIFGFLFIVFVILLITCAEITIVLCYFQLCSEDYHWWWRSYLTAGSSALYLLLYSAFYFFTKLEITKFVSGILYFGYMLIVSYAFFVLTGTIGFYACFWFVRKIYSSVKID
- the LOC103453671 gene encoding uncharacterized protein, giving the protein MAWSARKRRQTESEPFEFQRRRVEKRQNTQGLDPGLKAHCAEILQLLMQHGHGKQFSKRVDPVASNFPDYLYVIRKPIDLGTIKSDLEKGYYSSADSFAADVRRVFLNAMIYYPRGNYVRAAAQHLSNLFNTKWEETMAKFSVHRPLPPPKTKGLSSLPSSSFFSPEHIHGGRTETCSPSSSTSTVIQSQGLFGVHSIANTGGKDDDSVIATLVVEHSGHSVATVTEKSRGPREGRVELLKLRFSDTLSKANKILKGVPDSPPEQRTKRRDSLRKSARRRISSVQKSVMFDHDSKHYLRELEKLCGCGSKDPFLNVGQGFPLKELGLHIKDEEYDLQGLDEDVFLSGDWEEGEIIGG
- the LOC103453672 gene encoding uncharacterized protein, with the translated sequence MESESEPFEFQRRWAEKRQKRQGLDPKLKACCAEILQLLMQHGHGKQFAKRVDPVVSKLPDYLYVIRKPIDLGTIKSDLEKGYYSSADSFAADVRRVFLNAMIYYPRGNYVRAAAQHLSNLFNTKWEETMAKFSVHLPPPKAKGLSSLSSFSPEHIHGGKTETCSSSSSTSTVIQSRGLFGVHSTANTDGKDNDFVITTLIVEHSGHSDATVTEKSRGPREGRVELLKLRFSDTLSKANKILKGLPDSPPEQRTKRREALRKSARRRISSMQKSVMFDHDSKHYLRELEKLCGCGSKDPFLNIRQGFPLKDLGLHIKDEEYDLQGLDEDVFLNGDWEEGEIIGGHWEEGEIH